One segment of Nostoc piscinale CENA21 DNA contains the following:
- the nblR gene encoding response regulator transcription factor NblR encodes MTVAHSPCVLVIETDESLANQLSSDLQEAGYDAILAHDAASGLQYSRDCQPALIVLDRMLAGESGLSLCKNIRSTGMRSPVLVLMARDTVDDRVACLEAGADDYILKPYRPEEFLKLIRLYLKPDIDTTEQLRFGELVLDISTRRAIQNGRAIDLTMKEFELLKFLMEHPREVLTREQILENVWGYDFMGESNVIEVYIRYLRLKIEDEGQKRLIQTVRGVGYVLRES; translated from the coding sequence ATGACAGTTGCTCACAGTCCCTGTGTGTTGGTGATTGAAACTGATGAAAGCTTGGCAAATCAGCTATCTTCTGATTTGCAAGAAGCTGGTTATGATGCGATTTTAGCCCACGATGCCGCTAGTGGGTTGCAATATAGCCGTGATTGTCAACCTGCTTTAATTGTTTTAGACCGGATGTTGGCAGGCGAATCTGGACTATCCTTGTGTAAAAATATCAGAAGTACTGGGATGCGTTCTCCGGTGCTGGTTTTAATGGCGCGAGATACCGTTGATGACCGTGTAGCTTGTCTAGAAGCTGGGGCTGATGATTATATTCTCAAACCTTACCGCCCAGAAGAATTTTTAAAGCTAATTCGCCTGTATTTAAAACCTGATATTGATACTACAGAGCAGTTGCGCTTTGGGGAGTTAGTTTTAGATATCTCAACCCGTCGCGCTATTCAGAATGGCCGGGCAATTGATTTAACAATGAAAGAATTTGAGTTATTGAAGTTCTTAATGGAACATCCCCGTGAGGTATTAACCCGCGAACAAATATTAGAAAATGTTTGGGGTTACGATTTTATGGGTGAGTCAAATGTAATTGAGGTTTATATTCGTTATCTCCGCCTCAAAATTGAAGATGAAGGCCAAAAACGCCTCATTCAAACAGTGCGGGGTGTGGGATATGTATTGCGTGAATCTTAA
- a CDS encoding NAD(+) kinase — protein MPKAGIIYNDLKPIASRVAIELEEKLTAAGWHVCVTSSIGGILGYANPESPVCHTPVDGLIPPGFDSDMKFAVVLGGDGTVLAASRQVAPLGIPLLTVNTGHMGFLTETYLSQLSQAIEQAMAGEYEIEERAMLTVKVLRGESVLWEALCLNEMVLHREPLTCMCHFEIAIGRHAPVDIAADGIIVSTPTGSTAYSLSAGGPVVTPGIPALQLVPICPHSLASRALVFPDTETVNIYPVNIPRLVMVVDGNGGCYVFSEDRVYLERSQYSVRFIRLQPPEFFRILREKLGWGLPHIAKPTSVELP, from the coding sequence GTGCCGAAAGCAGGCATTATCTACAATGATTTAAAACCGATAGCCAGTCGTGTCGCTATCGAACTAGAAGAAAAACTCACCGCTGCGGGATGGCATGTATGTGTCACCAGTAGCATCGGTGGAATACTGGGCTATGCTAATCCCGAAAGTCCTGTATGCCATACTCCAGTTGACGGTTTAATTCCCCCTGGGTTTGACTCAGACATGAAGTTTGCGGTTGTCCTGGGGGGAGATGGTACTGTTTTAGCTGCGTCTCGTCAGGTTGCACCCTTGGGTATTCCCTTGTTAACGGTGAATACCGGTCACATGGGGTTTTTAACGGAAACTTATCTCAGTCAACTCTCCCAAGCCATTGAACAAGCAATGGCGGGTGAGTATGAAATTGAAGAACGGGCAATGCTAACTGTGAAAGTATTGCGCGGAGAGTCGGTATTGTGGGAAGCCCTGTGCTTGAACGAAATGGTGCTGCATCGGGAACCGTTAACTTGTATGTGTCATTTTGAAATTGCTATTGGTCGGCACGCGCCAGTGGATATTGCCGCAGATGGCATAATAGTTTCGACACCTACAGGTTCTACGGCTTATTCCCTCAGTGCAGGTGGCCCCGTAGTCACTCCTGGGATACCCGCTTTACAGTTAGTACCGATTTGTCCTCACTCCTTGGCTTCCAGGGCTTTGGTGTTTCCAGATACGGAGACTGTCAATATTTATCCGGTGAATATTCCGCGTTTGGTGATGGTGGTCGATGGCAATGGCGGGTGTTATGTGTTTTCAGAAGATCGGGTATATTTAGAGCGATCGCAATATAGTGTCCGATTTATTCGTCTACAACCACCAGAGTTTTTCCGCATCTTACGCGAAAAACTCGGATGGGGTCTACCGCATATCGCTAAACCCACCTCTGTGGAATTACCGTAA
- a CDS encoding SDR family oxidoreductase, giving the protein MTLLIVGATGTLGRQVARRAIDEGYKVRCLVRSSKKAAFLKEWGAELVLGDLCYPETLPAALEGVTAIIDAATSRATDSLTIKQVDWEGQVALIQAAKAAGVERFIFFSIIDAEKYPEVPLMEIKRCTELFLAESGLNYTVLRLAGFMQGLIGQYGIPILEGQPVWVTGESSPIAYMDTQDIAKFAVRALSVPATEKQAFPVVGTRAWSAEEIISLCERLSSKDAKVTRMPLNLLRTVRRFVRFFQWGWNVADRLAFTEVLASGRPLNAPMDEVYKVFGLNQQETTTLEVYLQEYFSRIMKKLKELNYEKTKTKKQKDKRSPFKKVNSQ; this is encoded by the coding sequence ATGACATTACTAATAGTCGGTGCCACTGGCACCTTAGGAAGACAAGTGGCTCGTCGTGCGATCGATGAGGGGTATAAAGTACGTTGTCTTGTCCGCAGTAGTAAAAAAGCGGCGTTTCTCAAAGAGTGGGGTGCTGAACTCGTTCTTGGAGATTTGTGCTACCCTGAAACCCTGCCAGCCGCACTAGAAGGAGTTACCGCAATTATTGATGCGGCTACTTCCCGTGCCACCGATTCTTTAACAATCAAGCAGGTAGACTGGGAAGGTCAAGTAGCCTTAATTCAAGCAGCCAAAGCGGCAGGTGTGGAACGTTTTATTTTCTTCTCTATAATTGATGCCGAAAAATACCCAGAAGTACCCCTGATGGAAATTAAGCGGTGTACAGAATTATTTTTAGCCGAATCGGGGCTTAACTACACCGTTTTACGTTTAGCTGGCTTTATGCAAGGGTTAATCGGTCAATATGGCATCCCAATTTTAGAAGGACAACCAGTTTGGGTAACTGGCGAGTCATCACCCATCGCCTATATGGATACTCAAGACATTGCTAAATTCGCTGTGCGGGCTTTGAGTGTGCCAGCGACAGAAAAACAAGCTTTCCCGGTTGTTGGCACTCGTGCTTGGAGTGCAGAAGAAATTATTAGCTTGTGTGAACGCCTGTCTAGCAAAGATGCTAAAGTCACAAGAATGCCGTTAAATTTATTGCGGACTGTGCGCCGATTTGTCCGGTTCTTTCAGTGGGGATGGAATGTGGCCGATAGACTGGCGTTTACAGAAGTTTTGGCCAGTGGCAGACCATTAAACGCCCCAATGGATGAAGTATATAAAGTTTTTGGCTTAAATCAACAAGAAACAACTACTCTCGAAGTTTATTTACAAGAGTATTTCAGTAGAATTATGAAAAAGCTCAAAGAGCTAAACTACGAAAAAACCAAGACCAAAAAGCAAAAAGACAAACGATCGCCGTTTAAAAAGGTTAATAGTCAATAG
- a CDS encoding PetM family cytochrome b6-f complex subunit 7 has product MGGEIFSTAFLAFSLIFVGWALGALLLKIQGAEE; this is encoded by the coding sequence ATGGGTGGCGAAATTTTCAGTACAGCTTTTCTGGCTTTTAGTTTAATCTTCGTGGGTTGGGCTTTAGGTGCTTTATTGCTGAAAATTCAGGGTGCAGAAGAATAA
- the pdxA gene encoding 4-hydroxythreonine-4-phosphate dehydrogenase PdxA, whose translation MYPSESKLIAKSHKAIRPRLALTLGDPAGIGTEVILKALADPEVTQNCDVTVIGNQDWLVQTYDQLNLSGNLVALANPHSLKVIDVQLQQNLNAIVPGVGNEVSGAASFAYMEYAIAQTLAGEFDGIVTAPIAKSAWKAAGYNYPGQTELLAEKSNVERYGMLFVARSPHTGWILRTLLATTHIPLRQVADTLTPQLLSQKLDLLVECLQTDFSISKPRIAIAGLNPHSGEQGQLGTEELDWLIPWIEQEQQKHPQLLLEGPIPPDTMWVKPSQAWYSNSSINHLADAYLALYHDQGLIPVKLMAFDRAVNTSIGLPFIRTSPDHGTAFDIAGKGIADSISMKAAIQLAAELASTRRQVD comes from the coding sequence ATGTATCCAAGCGAGTCAAAACTCATAGCAAAATCACACAAAGCAATTCGTCCTCGATTAGCACTGACATTGGGAGATCCCGCCGGAATTGGGACAGAAGTCATCTTAAAAGCTTTAGCTGATCCAGAAGTAACTCAAAATTGTGATGTCACGGTAATAGGAAATCAAGATTGGTTAGTGCAGACTTATGACCAATTAAATTTATCGGGTAATTTAGTTGCCTTGGCAAATCCCCACAGTTTAAAAGTTATTGATGTGCAGTTGCAGCAAAATCTCAATGCAATTGTTCCAGGTGTAGGAAATGAGGTGAGTGGTGCGGCGAGTTTTGCTTATATGGAATATGCGATCGCCCAAACACTGGCAGGTGAATTTGATGGTATAGTCACAGCGCCCATTGCTAAATCGGCTTGGAAAGCCGCAGGATATAATTATCCCGGTCAAACAGAACTTTTGGCAGAAAAATCTAATGTAGAGCGATATGGGATGTTATTTGTAGCGCGATCGCCTCACACTGGTTGGATACTCCGCACCTTGTTAGCTACGACACATATTCCTCTGCGCCAAGTAGCAGATACACTCACACCCCAACTACTCAGCCAAAAACTAGATTTATTAGTAGAGTGCTTACAAACAGATTTCAGTATTAGTAAACCGAGAATTGCGATCGCAGGTTTAAATCCCCATAGTGGCGAACAAGGACAATTAGGAACCGAAGAACTCGATTGGTTGATTCCTTGGATAGAACAAGAACAGCAAAAGCACCCTCAATTGCTCTTAGAAGGGCCAATCCCTCCCGATACAATGTGGGTGAAACCTAGTCAAGCTTGGTATAGCAACTCTTCGATAAATCATCTAGCCGATGCTTACTTGGCACTCTACCACGACCAAGGCTTGATTCCTGTGAAACTCATGGCCTTTGACCGTGCCGTGAATACTTCCATTGGTTTACCATTTATCCGCACTTCACCAGACCACGGTACAGCATTTGATATTGCAGGTAAAGGAATTGCCGACTCCATCAGTATGAAAGCCGCAATTCAATTAGCTGCTGAGTTAGCCAGTACTAGAAGACAAGTTGATTGA